A region of Acidobacteriota bacterium DNA encodes the following proteins:
- a CDS encoding FtsX-like permease family protein: protein MLARRYLRSTRRDAFVRFLSRVASWGIAVGVAALVLSLAALSGLQRVLRTEVLARTPQIEIELPASAEPVAVEQAVSDHPEVVDAQITAEGRGWLVSESGLVEAVQVVGFAGSVPASFPQAAGGPEGLYVDTFLANGWGLEVGDIARVVSPKPTLMPFGPPQPRVRSLPLAGTFPKPRTQEDRSRIAVPVAVAEALFGVRARRLQVDAGGLEEAIDLASRLTPLLPEGNRLRTWREINRPLFFVLRLEKAMMFVAVSLVVLVASLSLVSSLSLVIANKKGEIGMLGAMGASGPSLSRAFLLLGGLLAGRGLLAGTLCGVVGAWLLDRFRMIRMPGDVFVFDYIPFLVRSADVAAVVGLTLFLALTFSLIAARRAAAVQPVAALTQ, encoded by the coding sequence TGCTTTCCTTGGCCGCTCTCTCCGGGCTGCAGCGGGTGCTGCGGACGGAGGTGCTGGCGCGCACTCCCCAAATCGAGATTGAGCTGCCGGCGTCGGCCGAACCGGTGGCCGTCGAGCAAGCGGTCTCCGACCATCCCGAGGTGGTGGACGCGCAGATCACCGCCGAGGGCCGCGGCTGGCTGGTCTCCGAATCCGGCCTGGTGGAGGCGGTGCAGGTAGTGGGCTTCGCCGGCTCCGTGCCGGCCTCCTTCCCGCAGGCCGCCGGTGGTCCGGAGGGTCTCTATGTGGACACCTTTCTGGCCAACGGCTGGGGCCTGGAGGTCGGCGACATCGCCCGGGTGGTGTCGCCCAAACCCACCCTCATGCCCTTCGGGCCGCCGCAGCCGCGGGTGCGCAGCCTGCCGCTCGCCGGCACCTTTCCGAAACCCCGCACCCAGGAAGACCGCAGCCGTATCGCGGTACCGGTGGCGGTGGCCGAGGCGCTCTTCGGAGTGCGGGCCCGGCGCCTACAGGTGGATGCCGGCGGTCTCGAAGAGGCCATCGACCTCGCGTCCCGCCTCACACCGCTGCTGCCCGAGGGCAACCGGTTGCGCACCTGGCGCGAGATCAACCGGCCGCTTTTTTTCGTCCTGCGGCTGGAGAAGGCGATGATGTTCGTCGCCGTGTCGCTGGTGGTGCTGGTGGCTTCCTTGTCGCTGGTGTCGTCCCTGTCGCTGGTGATCGCGAACAAGAAGGGGGAGATCGGCATGCTCGGTGCGATGGGGGCGTCCGGCCCCTCGCTCTCCCGCGCCTTTTTGCTTCTCGGCGGTTTGCTCGCCGGTCGCGGCTTGCTGGCGGGCACCCTGTGCGGGGTGGTGGGCGCTTGGCTACTCGATCGCTTCCGGATGATCCGCATGCCCGGCGACGTCTTCGTGTTCGACTACATTCCGTTTCTGGTGCGCTCCGCCGATGTGGCGGCGGTTGTGGGGCTGACCCTGTTCCTCGCGCTGACCTTCTCGTTGATCGCGGCGCGCCGGGCGGCGGCGGTGCAGCCGGTGGCGGCCCTGACCCAATAG
- a CDS encoding ABC transporter ATP-binding protein → MSVGLTARALAKSYRDGFRQVEVLRGADLDVAAGELVAVVGPSGSGKSTLLHLLGTLDRPDSGVLEIGGLDPTQFSGKRLAAFRNRSIGFVFQFYQLLPDFTALENVMMPGRIAGEAPGTLAGRARALLDEVGLSHRLEHFPSQLSGGERQRVALCRALLLEPPLLLADEPTGNLDPESSEQVFDLLLELRERRGTTAVLVTHNPSLAARCGRILSLDGGVLEETKSILY, encoded by the coding sequence ATGAGCGTCGGCCTCACTGCCCGCGCTCTCGCGAAGAGCTACCGCGATGGCTTCCGTCAGGTGGAGGTTCTGCGCGGCGCCGATCTCGACGTCGCGGCCGGCGAACTGGTGGCGGTGGTGGGGCCATCCGGCTCCGGCAAGTCCACCCTACTGCATCTCTTGGGCACCCTCGACCGACCGGACTCCGGGGTACTCGAAATCGGTGGGCTGGATCCCACCCAGTTCTCCGGCAAGCGGTTGGCGGCCTTCCGCAACCGCTCCATTGGTTTTGTCTTCCAGTTCTATCAGTTGCTGCCGGACTTCACGGCGCTCGAAAACGTGATGATGCCCGGGCGCATCGCCGGTGAGGCGCCGGGCACTTTGGCTGGGCGCGCCCGCGCGCTGCTCGACGAGGTGGGGCTGTCGCATCGCCTGGAGCACTTCCCATCGCAGCTCTCCGGCGGCGAGCGGCAGCGGGTAGCCCTGTGCCGCGCTCTCCTCCTCGAACCGCCGCTGCTGCTGGCCGACGAGCCGACGGGCAATCTCGACCCGGAGTCGAGCGAGCAGGTTTTCGATCTGCTGCTGGAACTTCGGGAACGCCGGGGAACGACCGCCGTGCTGGTCACCCACAACCCGTCCCTGGCCGCTCGATGTGGTAGGATTTTATCCCTCGACGGCGGTGTTCTCGAAGAGACTAAGTCCATTCTTTACTAG
- a CDS encoding ATP-dependent Clp protease ATP-binding subunit — translation MFEKYNEKARRALFFARYEASKLGSRVIESEHILLGILREGEETVNELFRRFQIKADDVRKEIEGERVFVERISSTAELPLSEESKKILAYAAHESESMLHQAVGSEHLLIGILRVEGSLAMRILAQHGLDVYTVREEVLTIAKEQEATQQKKEMPFLAEYSRDLTALAAEGTFDPLIGREDEVDRIIQILSRRTKNNPILLGEPGVGKTAIVEGLAQRIVAGEVPIFLASRRIVALDLSLIVAGTKYRGQFEERLKGILKELRDCQDVIVFIDEIHSLIGAGSAEGSLDAANILKPALSRGEISCIGATTLKEYRKYIEKDRSLLRRFQSIQVAPPTNEETLAILEGVKDRYEDFHKVRYSADSLRSAIYQSSRYITDRHHPDKAIDVIDEAGARVKLRRVRDTQNLRRLEAEIRQVVRDMKTAISDKDFEKAVYLREREIELREDLESMGVPEDGADLVVRRLDIEQVISSWTGIPVSSLATIEAEKLMNMEASLRRWVVGQDRAISSISRAIRRSRLGVSNPQRPVGSFIFLGPSGVGKTEVSRRLSEFLFGSQKALLRFDMSEYMEKHAVSKLIGSPPGYVGHEEGGQLTEQVRRHPYSLILFDEIEKAHPDVANLLLQILEDGTLTDSYGNHVDFKNTLVLMTSNLGSKLVLRGGRMGFGEGDADASFDRLQEEILAELRRGFSPEFINRLDEVIVFRPLSRESLREIVDILLVDVNETLAERRLRVRVDAPAKDWLLDQAGIDPSTGARPLRRTIQRHIQDAISEILIHQHGEPIEEIAVTLADGELDFQTRKPEMAAQEH, via the coding sequence ATGTTTGAGAAGTACAACGAGAAGGCCCGCCGAGCTCTGTTCTTTGCCCGCTACGAGGCGTCGAAGCTCGGCAGCCGGGTGATCGAGTCGGAGCACATCCTGCTGGGCATCCTGCGCGAAGGTGAAGAGACCGTCAATGAACTCTTTCGGCGCTTCCAGATCAAGGCCGACGACGTCCGCAAAGAGATCGAGGGCGAGCGGGTGTTCGTCGAGCGCATCTCCTCGACGGCGGAGCTGCCGCTGTCCGAGGAGTCCAAAAAGATTCTGGCCTACGCCGCTCACGAGTCCGAGAGCATGCTGCATCAGGCGGTGGGCTCCGAACACCTGCTGATCGGCATTCTGCGGGTCGAGGGCTCCCTCGCCATGCGCATCCTGGCGCAGCACGGTTTGGACGTGTACACCGTGCGCGAGGAGGTGTTGACCATCGCCAAGGAACAAGAGGCGACCCAGCAAAAGAAGGAGATGCCGTTTCTCGCCGAATACAGCCGCGATTTGACAGCGCTGGCGGCGGAGGGCACCTTCGATCCGCTGATCGGTCGCGAAGATGAGGTCGACCGCATCATCCAGATCCTGTCGCGGCGCACCAAGAACAATCCCATCCTGCTCGGCGAACCGGGGGTGGGGAAGACCGCCATCGTCGAAGGGCTGGCGCAACGCATCGTGGCCGGGGAAGTGCCGATTTTCCTGGCGAGCCGGCGCATCGTCGCTCTCGACCTGTCGCTGATCGTCGCCGGCACCAAGTACCGCGGCCAGTTTGAGGAGCGTTTGAAGGGCATCCTCAAAGAGCTGCGCGACTGTCAGGACGTGATCGTCTTCATCGACGAGATCCATTCGCTGATCGGCGCCGGCTCCGCCGAGGGTTCGCTGGACGCCGCCAACATCCTGAAGCCGGCGCTGTCCCGCGGCGAGATCTCGTGCATTGGGGCGACCACCCTCAAGGAGTACCGCAAGTACATCGAGAAGGACCGCTCGTTGCTGCGGCGCTTCCAGTCGATCCAGGTGGCGCCGCCGACCAACGAAGAGACGCTGGCGATTCTCGAAGGGGTCAAGGACCGCTACGAAGACTTCCACAAGGTGCGCTACTCGGCGGATTCGCTGCGCTCGGCGATCTACCAGTCCTCCCGCTACATCACCGACCGCCATCACCCGGACAAGGCGATCGACGTGATCGACGAGGCCGGCGCCCGGGTGAAGCTGCGGCGGGTGCGCGACACCCAGAACCTGCGGCGCCTGGAGGCGGAGATCCGCCAGGTGGTGCGCGACATGAAAACGGCGATTTCGGACAAGGACTTCGAGAAAGCTGTCTATCTGCGCGAGCGGGAGATCGAGCTGCGCGAGGACCTGGAGTCGATGGGCGTGCCGGAAGACGGTGCAGACCTGGTGGTCCGCCGCCTGGACATCGAGCAGGTGATCTCCTCCTGGACCGGCATTCCGGTGTCCAGCCTGGCGACCATCGAAGCCGAGAAGCTGATGAACATGGAGGCCAGCCTGCGCCGCTGGGTGGTGGGGCAGGATCGCGCCATCAGTTCCATCAGCCGGGCCATCCGCCGCTCCCGCCTGGGGGTGAGCAACCCGCAGCGGCCGGTGGGCTCGTTCATCTTCCTGGGCCCCTCCGGGGTGGGCAAGACGGAGGTCTCCCGGCGGCTGTCGGAATTCCTCTTCGGCTCGCAGAAGGCCCTGCTGCGCTTCGACATGAGCGAGTACATGGAGAAGCATGCGGTGTCCAAGCTGATCGGTTCGCCACCGGGCTATGTCGGCCACGAGGAGGGCGGTCAACTCACCGAGCAGGTGCGCCGCCACCCGTATTCGCTGATCCTCTTCGACGAGATCGAGAAGGCGCACCCGGATGTCGCCAATCTGCTGCTGCAGATCCTCGAGGACGGCACTTTGACGGACTCCTACGGCAACCACGTCGACTTCAAGAACACGCTGGTGCTGATGACTTCGAATCTAGGCAGCAAACTGGTGCTGCGCGGCGGCCGCATGGGGTTCGGCGAGGGCGACGCCGATGCGAGCTTCGACCGCCTACAGGAAGAGATCCTGGCGGAGTTGCGGCGCGGATTCAGCCCGGAGTTCATCAACCGCCTGGACGAGGTGATCGTCTTCCGGCCGCTGTCCCGGGAGAGCCTGCGGGAGATCGTCGACATCTTGCTCGTCGACGTCAATGAAACCCTCGCCGAACGCCGCTTGCGGGTGCGGGTGGACGCTCCCGCCAAGGACTGGCTGCTCGACCAGGCGGGCATCGATCCGTCGACCGGCGCCCGTCCGCTGCGCCGGACGATCCAGCGCCACATTCAGGACGCCATCTCCGAGATCCTCATCCATCAGCACGGTGAACCGATCGAAGAGATCGCGGTGACCCTGGCCGATGGCGAACTCGACTTCCAGACCCGGAAGCCCGAAATGGCGGCTCAGGAGCACTAG
- the bamA gene encoding outer membrane protein assembly factor BamA, with translation MTPTRRSGRARGVVRSFAVLPALMWLALSWIAGPPLAAQLRIPDSQVIRSIEIQGLQSLTPETVRYYLGVEEGQELDQEELNRNIQALWQRDLIGDIEIDSVAEGDGIRLIVKIEERPVLRSIDYQGLKKLKRGDIREVIVTERIDVREGGPLKRGELNRLAAAIQQAYKDKGYRFAAVRFEIEEISPGERRAVYTIDEGDRVRIQEIDFEGNTVYSDLRLRSRMRKVRESGPLSRLLRRDIYNPAGLEEDLDKVKTLYRNSGYKNVLLGEPEIRVDEVGGNEDKRRIFLTVPVEEGERWRFGEITIEGNETYSDQALLRVFQNKSGSWLKANLIDDGIESVTDLYKNTGYMFASIEPELRERDNNVADVRVKIDEGEQFTVGRVEFKGNTRTKDKVLRREVRLQEGFVMNLGALRSSVYKVNQLGYFQLDEEDPVQVDVDSEEQKVNLTFEGEEADRTELQFGGGWSEFDGFFGQFAIRTQNFLGRGESVQASFQSGRLRTQFDLGYFVPYFLDKPQTVGIRIFKSEQDFSSLSEFRDFRQDQEGIQLTYGRNLSLFQSFAVNYTFATFEDTQSFFVPGNPDGDPPTEDEFITLDRDIESSSIRPVWSFNSIDNRFEPTRGRRISFSTEYSGGALGGNNEFVRPEASFSLFKPLNDYPTKHVFAMNAEIGYIEPFGDGLLSVFEYYVLGGERSIRGHARRSLFPRDETGNLFRDSSGLVIGGDRFAQLNLEYHYLAGGPFRMILFADAAQAWAPGATIDAGDLRYTAGAELRVLVPVFGAPLRFIYAFNLNPEPFDQFESFQFTIGSSF, from the coding sequence ATGACACCAACCCGCCGATCTGGCCGCGCCCGAGGCGTGGTTCGCTCCTTCGCGGTGCTGCCGGCGCTGATGTGGCTCGCTCTATCGTGGATCGCCGGGCCGCCGCTCGCGGCGCAGCTTCGGATTCCCGACAGTCAGGTGATCCGGTCGATCGAGATCCAAGGCCTCCAGTCCTTGACTCCCGAGACGGTGCGCTACTACCTGGGGGTGGAAGAAGGGCAAGAGCTCGATCAGGAAGAACTGAACCGAAATATCCAAGCCCTTTGGCAGCGCGACCTGATCGGCGACATCGAGATCGACAGCGTGGCCGAAGGCGACGGCATTCGCTTGATCGTGAAGATCGAAGAGCGGCCGGTCCTGCGCTCCATCGACTACCAGGGCCTCAAGAAGCTCAAACGCGGCGACATTCGCGAAGTGATCGTCACCGAGCGCATCGATGTGCGCGAGGGCGGTCCGCTGAAGCGCGGCGAGCTGAATCGCCTGGCGGCGGCCATCCAGCAGGCCTACAAGGACAAGGGCTATCGCTTCGCGGCGGTGCGCTTCGAGATCGAGGAGATCTCGCCGGGAGAGCGCCGGGCGGTTTACACCATCGACGAAGGAGATCGCGTCCGCATCCAGGAGATCGACTTCGAGGGCAACACCGTCTACAGCGACCTGCGGCTACGCTCCCGCATGCGCAAGGTGCGCGAGAGCGGTCCCCTGTCGCGCCTGTTGCGGCGAGACATCTACAACCCTGCGGGCCTCGAAGAAGACCTCGACAAAGTCAAGACCCTCTACCGCAACTCCGGTTACAAGAACGTGCTGCTGGGCGAGCCTGAGATCCGGGTGGACGAGGTCGGCGGCAACGAGGATAAACGGCGCATTTTTCTGACCGTGCCGGTGGAGGAAGGGGAGCGTTGGCGCTTCGGCGAGATCACCATCGAGGGCAACGAAACCTACTCCGATCAGGCGCTCCTCAGGGTGTTCCAGAACAAATCCGGCAGTTGGTTGAAGGCCAATCTGATCGACGACGGAATCGAGTCGGTGACGGACCTTTACAAGAACACCGGCTACATGTTCGCTTCCATCGAGCCGGAACTGCGCGAGCGCGACAACAACGTCGCGGACGTGCGGGTGAAAATCGACGAAGGCGAGCAGTTCACCGTCGGCCGGGTGGAATTCAAGGGCAACACCCGCACCAAGGACAAGGTGCTGCGGCGCGAGGTGCGGCTACAGGAAGGCTTCGTAATGAACCTCGGCGCCTTGCGTTCCAGCGTCTACAAGGTCAACCAGCTCGGCTACTTCCAGCTCGACGAGGAAGACCCGGTGCAGGTGGACGTGGACTCCGAAGAGCAGAAAGTCAATCTGACCTTCGAAGGCGAAGAGGCGGACCGCACGGAGCTACAGTTCGGTGGCGGTTGGAGCGAGTTCGACGGCTTCTTTGGCCAGTTCGCCATCCGCACCCAGAACTTCCTCGGCCGCGGCGAGTCGGTACAGGCCTCGTTCCAGTCCGGCCGCCTGCGCACCCAGTTCGACCTCGGTTATTTCGTGCCCTACTTCCTCGACAAGCCGCAGACGGTGGGTATCCGGATCTTCAAGAGCGAGCAGGACTTCAGCTCCCTGTCGGAGTTTCGTGACTTCCGGCAGGATCAGGAGGGCATCCAGCTCACCTACGGCCGCAACCTGAGCCTCTTCCAGTCCTTCGCCGTCAACTACACCTTCGCCACCTTCGAGGACACCCAGTCCTTTTTCGTCCCCGGCAACCCGGACGGCGATCCGCCGACGGAGGACGAATTCATCACCCTCGACCGCGATATCGAGAGTTCCTCCATCCGGCCGGTCTGGTCCTTCAACAGCATCGACAACCGCTTCGAACCGACCCGCGGCCGGCGGATCTCGTTCTCCACTGAATATTCCGGTGGCGCCCTCGGCGGCAACAACGAATTCGTGCGCCCGGAGGCGTCTTTCAGCCTGTTCAAGCCGCTCAACGACTATCCGACCAAGCACGTCTTCGCGATGAACGCCGAGATCGGCTACATCGAACCCTTCGGTGACGGCCTGCTGTCGGTCTTCGAGTACTACGTCCTCGGCGGCGAACGCTCGATCCGCGGCCACGCCCGGCGCTCGCTGTTTCCGCGCGACGAAACCGGCAACCTGTTCCGCGACAGCTCCGGCCTGGTCATCGGCGGGGATCGCTTCGCCCAGCTCAACCTGGAGTACCACTACCTCGCCGGCGGTCCGTTCCGGATGATCTTGTTCGCCGACGCGGCTCAGGCCTGGGCGCCGGGTGCGACCATCGACGCCGGCGATCTGCGCTACACGGCCGGCGCCGAACTGCGCGTGCTGGTGCCGGTGTTCGGTGCCCCGCTGCGCTTTATCTACGCCTTCAATCTCAACCCCGAACCGTTCGACCAGTTCGAATCGTTCCAGTTCACCATTGGAAGTAGCTTCTAG
- a CDS encoding OmpH family outer membrane protein → MSSTRTQVRRLLLAALIVALVVPVAASAQEMKYAVIDTEEVLRSSAVGKAALAELQTLQEAKQTEGEALAKEIQDLQKRITEGQLSLADDKLAELETEFEQKGIALRRFQDDANRELNKKREEVLGKIDQQVMPLIASYGQEQGYAMIFRKYESGLVFASDEVDITQDIIQRLDSAN, encoded by the coding sequence ATGTCTTCTACCCGTACCCAAGTTCGTCGCCTGCTGCTCGCGGCGCTCATCGTTGCTCTCGTTGTTCCTGTTGCGGCGAGCGCGCAGGAGATGAAGTACGCCGTCATCGATACCGAAGAAGTTCTTCGATCCTCCGCCGTCGGCAAGGCCGCTCTGGCCGAGTTGCAGACCCTGCAGGAGGCCAAGCAGACTGAGGGTGAGGCGCTGGCAAAAGAGATTCAGGACCTCCAGAAGCGCATCACCGAGGGTCAGCTCTCCCTAGCCGATGACAAGCTGGCGGAGTTGGAGACGGAGTTCGAGCAAAAGGGCATCGCCCTGCGCCGTTTCCAGGACGACGCCAACCGCGAACTCAACAAGAAGCGCGAAGAGGTGCTCGGCAAGATCGACCAGCAGGTGATGCCGCTGATTGCCTCCTACGGCCAGGAGCAGGGCTACGCGATGATCTTCCGGAAGTACGAAAGCGGCTTGGTCTTCGCCTCGGACGAGGTCGACATCACCCAAGACATCATTCAGCGGCTCGACTCGGCGAACTAG
- the lpxD gene encoding UDP-3-O-(3-hydroxymyristoyl)glucosamine N-acyltransferase — MSRPTERSLRELAERIGARVEGDGAVRVTDLHSLEAAGPEHIAPLLDRRFRARLQDCRAGALLLDEGLAKEISESDERPRLVADKARLAMVRLLETFHPTPRPAPGIHPTAVLGDGCEIDPAATVGPYVVVGEGSRLAAGVWLEAHSVVGRHCDLGEGCRLHPQAVLYDETVLEAGCEIHSGAVIGADGFGYATDGGTHHKVPQVGRVVLEAGVEVGANAAIDRATLGETRIGVGSKVDNLVQIGHNCQTGRACILSGQVGLAGSTTLGDGVVLAGQSGASGHIRLGDGVQVAAKSAVLNSIPDGQKVAGIPAVELSLWKRRVVLFGKLQKLVQRLRGVEDRLAAVEEAAPVKDEEGRD; from the coding sequence ATGAGTCGGCCCACAGAGAGATCGTTACGGGAGCTGGCGGAGAGGATCGGTGCCCGCGTTGAAGGGGATGGAGCGGTGCGGGTGACGGATCTGCACAGTCTGGAGGCTGCTGGGCCGGAGCACATCGCACCGCTGTTGGACCGCCGTTTCCGCGCCCGGCTGCAGGATTGCCGGGCCGGCGCCCTGCTGCTGGACGAAGGCCTCGCCAAGGAGATCTCCGAGTCCGACGAGCGGCCGCGACTAGTGGCCGACAAGGCGCGCCTGGCGATGGTGCGGCTGCTCGAGACCTTCCATCCCACGCCTCGGCCCGCTCCGGGGATTCACCCCACGGCGGTCCTCGGCGACGGCTGCGAGATCGATCCCGCGGCCACCGTCGGACCCTATGTGGTGGTGGGGGAGGGCAGTCGCCTGGCCGCCGGAGTGTGGCTGGAAGCGCACTCCGTGGTGGGACGCCACTGCGACCTCGGCGAGGGTTGCCGCCTCCATCCGCAGGCGGTGCTCTACGACGAAACGGTGCTCGAAGCGGGGTGCGAGATCCACTCCGGGGCGGTGATCGGCGCCGACGGTTTCGGCTATGCCACCGACGGCGGGACGCACCACAAAGTTCCGCAGGTCGGCCGGGTGGTGCTCGAAGCCGGAGTCGAGGTGGGGGCCAATGCCGCCATCGACCGCGCCACCCTTGGGGAAACGCGCATCGGCGTCGGCTCCAAGGTTGACAACCTGGTGCAGATCGGGCACAACTGCCAGACCGGCCGAGCGTGTATCCTGTCCGGCCAGGTCGGCCTGGCCGGCAGCACGACCCTGGGGGACGGAGTGGTCCTGGCCGGGCAATCCGGCGCCAGCGGCCACATCCGCCTGGGCGACGGAGTGCAGGTGGCCGCCAAATCGGCGGTATTGAATTCCATTCCCGACGGCCAAAAGGTGGCGGGGATCCCGGCGGTCGAGTTGAGCCTGTGGAAGCGCCGGGTGGTGCTTTTCGGAAAGTTGCAGAAGCTGGTTCAGCGCCTGCGCGGAGTCGAAGACCGCCTGGCCGCGGTGGAAGAGGCGGCACCGGTGAAGGACGAGGAGGGACGAGATTGA
- the fabZ gene encoding 3-hydroxyacyl-ACP dehydratase FabZ codes for MSTAGPPWDIRWILSMLPHRYPFLLVDRILEMEAGKRVVGIKNVTFNEPFFAGHFPGHPVVPGVLLIEGLAQAGGCLVLHDHPDRDNKLLYFTSIEKAKFRRPVVPGDQVRYEVEILRFKPRFCRLAGRALVDGQLATEAVLSSAMVDR; via the coding sequence TTGAGCACAGCAGGCCCCCCGTGGGACATTCGTTGGATCCTGTCGATGCTGCCGCATCGCTACCCTTTTCTGTTGGTCGACCGCATCCTCGAGATGGAGGCCGGCAAGCGGGTGGTGGGGATCAAGAACGTCACCTTCAATGAACCGTTTTTCGCCGGCCATTTTCCCGGCCATCCGGTGGTGCCGGGAGTGTTGCTGATCGAGGGCTTGGCCCAGGCCGGTGGCTGTCTGGTGCTGCACGACCATCCGGACCGGGACAACAAGTTGCTCTACTTCACCTCCATCGAGAAAGCGAAGTTCCGCCGCCCGGTGGTGCCCGGCGACCAGGTGCGTTACGAGGTGGAAATCCTGCGCTTCAAACCGCGCTTTTGCCGACTCGCCGGCCGGGCGCTGGTGGATGGTCAATTGGCCACCGAAGCGGTCCTCTCCTCGGCAATGGTCGATCGGTAG
- the lpxA gene encoding acyl-ACP--UDP-N-acetylglucosamine O-acyltransferase, translated as MTTHIHPTAVVDPSAELAVGVRVGPLAVIGPRVVVGEGTEIGASACVEGPTRLGKGNHIFSHACIGFEPQDLKFEGEEVFLEVGDNNHFREFSTVHRGTGVGGGTTRIGDDNLFMAYSHVAHDSQVGSRCVLVNGATLAGHVEVQDDATIGANSAIHQFCRVGRHAYIGGYSVITMDALPFVKTVGLKAVTYGVNNVGLRRKGVPRESIKHLRRALRLLLQKGLNTSQAVEAMRAELAGDPEVDFLIEFVLSAKRGFVKALPGRRGERGGSDPDGESGGASASGVSGEPGGSGADDG; from the coding sequence ATGACAACTCACATTCATCCCACCGCCGTCGTCGATCCGTCGGCGGAGCTGGCGGTCGGCGTGCGCGTCGGCCCCCTGGCGGTGATCGGTCCGCGGGTGGTGGTCGGCGAGGGTACCGAGATCGGCGCCTCGGCCTGTGTCGAAGGCCCCACCCGTCTCGGCAAGGGCAACCACATCTTTTCCCACGCCTGCATCGGTTTCGAGCCGCAGGATCTCAAGTTCGAAGGCGAAGAGGTCTTTCTCGAGGTCGGGGACAACAATCACTTCCGCGAGTTCTCGACCGTCCACCGGGGCACCGGGGTGGGTGGCGGCACCACCCGCATCGGCGACGACAACCTGTTCATGGCCTACAGCCACGTCGCCCACGATTCGCAGGTCGGCAGCCGCTGCGTGTTGGTCAACGGCGCCACCCTGGCCGGTCACGTCGAGGTGCAGGACGATGCCACCATCGGCGCCAACAGCGCCATCCATCAGTTCTGCCGGGTTGGCCGCCATGCCTACATCGGCGGCTACTCGGTGATCACCATGGACGCCCTGCCCTTTGTCAAGACGGTGGGCCTGAAGGCGGTGACCTACGGCGTGAACAATGTCGGCCTACGCCGCAAAGGGGTGCCCCGGGAGTCCATCAAGCACTTGCGGCGGGCGCTCCGCTTGCTGCTCCAGAAGGGGCTCAACACCTCGCAGGCGGTGGAGGCGATGCGCGCCGAGCTGGCCGGCGATCCGGAGGTGGATTTCTTGATCGAATTTGTTCTCTCCGCCAAGCGCGGCTTCGTCAAGGCCTTGCCCGGACGGCGCGGTGAGCGGGGCGGCAGTGACCCGGACGGCGAATCGGGCGGCGCCTCGGCCTCTGGGGTCTCGGGAGAGCCGGGGGGATCGGGGGCTGACGATGGGTAG
- a CDS encoding Gfo/Idh/MocA family oxidoreductase yields MRVGVAGVGSLGYHHARILASMTGVELVGVFDQQAEAARRAVEDHGTRAFDRLADLAGEVEAMVLAVPTVAHAELGCPLLECGVHTLVEKPMATSLEEADALLAAAAGSAERPVLAVGHVEFYNPAVQALLSVGEPSRYIEVQRLSTFSPRSLDVDVVLDLMIHDLQILHALDGSPVAEIRATGIDVLSPRIDIANVRVAFESGAVATLTASRVSSERIRKLRVFQTRSYFSLDYQKQEIRGYRLEGDDEGREIVPNDLPTEYREPLRAELEAFVAACRGEPVAYVDGMEGRQALASALAVTEAMERGNR; encoded by the coding sequence ATGCGCGTCGGCGTTGCCGGAGTCGGTTCGTTGGGTTACCACCACGCCCGCATCCTGGCGTCGATGACCGGCGTCGAGCTGGTCGGGGTGTTCGACCAGCAGGCCGAGGCGGCGCGGCGGGCGGTGGAGGACCACGGCACCCGCGCCTTCGATCGCCTGGCAGACCTCGCCGGGGAGGTGGAGGCGATGGTGTTGGCGGTGCCCACCGTCGCCCACGCGGAGCTGGGCTGCCCATTGCTCGAGTGCGGGGTTCACACGCTGGTCGAGAAACCGATGGCGACCAGCCTCGAAGAGGCCGATGCCCTACTGGCGGCGGCCGCCGGATCGGCTGAGCGGCCGGTACTGGCGGTGGGCCATGTCGAGTTTTACAACCCGGCGGTGCAGGCGCTCCTCTCCGTGGGCGAACCGTCGCGCTACATCGAGGTGCAGCGCCTGTCGACCTTTTCGCCGCGAAGCCTGGACGTGGACGTGGTGCTGGATCTGATGATCCACGATCTGCAGATCCTCCATGCTCTAGACGGCAGCCCGGTGGCGGAGATCCGCGCCACGGGCATCGACGTGCTGTCGCCGCGTATCGACATCGCCAACGTGCGGGTAGCCTTCGAGTCCGGCGCCGTGGCGACGCTCACCGCCTCGCGGGTGTCGTCGGAGCGGATTCGCAAACTGCGGGTCTTTCAGACGCGTAGCTACTTCTCCCTCGATTACCAGAAGCAGGAGATCCGGGGCTACCGTCTCGAAGGCGACGACGAGGGCCGAGAGATCGTGCCGAACGACCTACCGACGGAGTACCGTGAGCCGCTGCGGGCGGAACTGGAAGCCTTCGTCGCCGCGTGCCGCGGCGAACCGGTCGCCTACGTGGACGGCATGGAGGGCCGCCAAGCCCTCGCCTCCGCCCTGGCGGTGACCGAAGCGATGGAAAGAGGGAATCGATGA